A window of the Eremothecium cymbalariae DBVPG#7215 chromosome 5, complete sequence genome harbors these coding sequences:
- the DYN3 gene encoding dynein light intermediate chain (similar to Ashbya gossypii AGL333W), protein MTSNNAWSKLLEENGELIDHCLVQTYVVCCKNKDTLNQFLSQCWQLEDAKKTTNLEPLGYFTKVITNEDETIRLNIYYAKSSLEQQTMTYLKVFFNEVETAQIRWIFLLDWLVDDKRLWLRQLCQSMSAIQDEDIKRYQVSSVVVMLNSSHILQLERNTMVWNSRRLDLMHQSIRSVCLNYGASLLTLDYDKINKDDIAQIRNLIMGREYTKGIEMLSLHNLFIPYGTDSAGKICTIAADFPVSSVTDEEFIAGTFETTIAASKIINRPSTVSSSEDSNDDRAISRDSKNESRPTHWEFNLQNKLSALSKVLDDNNKLSSATHHRFHKPKTEDYCYEFQLPTKNEAIQNLIRSGMVESSQNDVSE, encoded by the coding sequence ATGACATCAAATAATGCGTGGTCCAAGCTTCTAGAGGAAAATGGAGAACTGATAGATCATTGTTTGGTCCAGACATATGTGGTGTGTTGCAAAAACAAGGATACATTAAATCAGTTTCTTAGTCAATGTTGGCAGCTGGAAGATGCTAAAAAGACAACGAACCTAGAACCCCTTGGATATTTTACTAAAGTTATTACGAATGAAGATGAGACGATAAgattaaatatatattatgctAAAAGCTCTCTTGAACAACAGACTATGACCTATTTAAaggtattttttaatgagGTAGAAACTGCCCAGATCAGATGGATCTTTTTACTAGACTGgcttgttgatgataagAGACTGTGGCTAAGACAACTGTGTCAGTCGATGTCGGCTATacaagatgaagatatcaAAAGATACCAAGTTAGCTCCGTAGTGGTCATGCTAAACTCAAGTCACATACTTCAACTTGAGAGGAACACAATGGTATGGAATTCAAGGAGGCTAGACCTTATGCACCAGAGCATCAGATCTGTCTGCTTAAACTATGGCGCATCATTATTAACACTGGATTACGACAAGATCAACAAGGATGATATAGCACAGATCCGCAATTTGATAATGGGTCGTGAATACACAAAGGGTATAGAAATGTTAAGTCTCCATAACCTATTCATACCCTATGGCACGGACTCTGCAGGAAAAATATGCACCATAGCTGCAGATTTTCCAGTATCCTCAGTAACAGATGAAGAGTTTATTGCAGGTACTTTTGAAACCACTATTGCAGCTAgcaaaataataaacaGACCCTCCACTGTATCTTCCTCAGAAGATTCTAACGATGATAGGGCTATCTCTAGAGACTCTAAAAACGAATCTCGACCTACCCATTGGGAGTTTAACCTTCAAAATAAGTTGTCCGCGCTATCAAAGGTCCTGGATGATAACAACAAATTGAGTTCGGCTACGCATCATAGATTCCATAAACCGAAGACAGAAGACTACTGCTACGAATTCCAACTGCCCACGAAGAATGAAGCCATCCAGAATCTCATCAGATCTGGCATGGTAGAGTCTTCTCAGAATGACGTTTCCGAGTGA